The Coccidioides posadasii str. Silveira chromosome 3, complete sequence genome contains a region encoding:
- a CDS encoding uncharacterized protein (EggNog:ENOG410PHH4~COG:U~TransMembrane:1 (o386-405i)~BUSCO:6670at33183), giving the protein MLSGILIFNQKGENLIFRAFRNDCRPRLADIFRIQVISNAQVRSPILTLGSTTFSHVKHENIYLVAVTKSNANAALVFEFLYRLVLLGKGYFGKFDEEAVKNNFVLIYELLDEILDFGYPQNTETDTLKMYITTEGVKSSLTKSPTDSSRITMQATGALSWRRSDIKYRKNEAFVDVIEDVNLLMSATGTVLRADVNGQIIMRAYLSGTPECKFGLNDRLLLDGDEASGRARATRAAAGSVTLEDCQFHQCVRLGRFDADRIISFVPPDGEFELMRYRATENVNLPFKVHPIVREIGTTKVEYSIAIKANYGNKLFATNVVIRIPTPLNAAKVSERTTQGRAKYEPEHNNIVWKIARFSGQSEYVLTAEATLTSTTSQKAWSRPPLSLSFNLLMFTSSGLLVRYLKVFEKNNYSSVKWVRYMTRAGSYEIRF; this is encoded by the exons ATGCTCTCCGGGATCCTTATATTCAACCAAAAGGGTGAGAACCTCATCTTTCGCGCCTTTCGCAATGACTGCCGTCCGCGTCTCGCCGACATATTCCGCATCCAGGTGATATCGAATGCACAGGTTCGCTCGCCCATCCTGACGCTGGGATCGACGACGTTCAGCCATGTCAAGCATGAGAATATATATTTGGTGGCCGTGACGAAAAGCAATGCGAATGCTGCCCTGGTATTCGAGTTCTTGTACCGACTGGTGCTGCTGGGGAAGGGATATTTTGGCAAGTTTGACGAGGAAGCCGTGAAGAATAATTTTGTCTTAATATATGAGCTGTTGGACG AAATCCTTGATTTTGGCTATCCCCAGAACACCGAAACTGATACCCTGAAAATGTATATCACCACCGAAGGCGTTAAGTCCTCACTCACGAAATCCCCTACCGACTCCTCCCGCATTACTATGCAAGCCACCGGAGCACTTTCCTGGCGTCGCTCGGACATCAAGTACCGCAAGAATGAAGCCTTCGTCGATGTTATCGAGGACGTTAACCTGCTAATGTCTGCAACGGGTACCGTGCTCCGCGCAGACGTTAATGGCCAGATTATTATGCGGGCATATCTATCTGGTACACCAGAATGTAAATTCGGGCTCAACGATCGGTTATTACTCGACGGGGATGAGGCCAGCGGCCGGGCAAGAGCTACGCGCGCAGCTGCGGGAAGCGTAACGCTCGAAGATTGCCAATTTCATCAATGTGTGAGGCTAGGACGATTCGACGCTGATCGGATAATATCCTTCGTCCCTCCAGATGGAGAATTTGAATTGATGCGTTATCGCGCAACGGAAAACGTTAACTTGCCGTTCAAGGTCCATCCTATCGTTAGGGAGATTGGTACTACGAAGGTTGAGTATAGCATTGCTATAAAAGCGAACTACGGGAACAAATTATTCGCTACGAACGTCGTTATCCGGATTCCGACGCCGCTCAACGCGGCAAAAGTCAGTGAACGAACGACCCAAGGCCGCGCAAAATACGAACCGGAGCataataatattgtttggaaAATTGCGCGATTTTCCGGACAGAGTGAATATGTGCTTACCGCCGAAGCAACGCTGACGAGCACGACGTCACAGAAAGCGTGGAGTCGGCCTCCCCTAAGTCTAAGCTTTAATTTGCTTATGTTTACAAGTAGTGGTTTGCTTGTTAGATATTTGAAGGTGTTTGAGAAGAACAATTATAGCAGTGTGAAATGGGTGCGATATATGACGAGGGCAGGCAGTTACGAAATAAG ATTTTAA
- a CDS encoding uncharacterized protein (EggNog:ENOG410PN63~COG:S~BUSCO:8181at33183), producing the protein MGEHRESAGGNQFDTLGPGRRYLSDTYRETPRHVNSRQSTRSQTFASFPSVNGNTSAHGETGDDGDGEAAEDLPWGPAHPCFPHMNPHVPLHSWEYQHTRVIRIRRDWMIKGDMAPTFSNLYPEVLDPLLPEPEFRKIIAKINGELTAVYNPYSLQNWVDATIGFLTGWIWDDIGASRIKSRLRTIETWIDHWNRDVGAAEGVKIWPLRSTGYMSLDIQIPDPKVGIVESEAASIRNPVPNIHGARIEEPGMVETTGPEG; encoded by the coding sequence ATGGGAGAACATAGAGAGAGCGCTGGAGGCAATCAATTTGACACTTTAGGTCCTGGTCGGAGATATCTCTCGGATACATACCGTGAGACACCTCGTCATGTAAATTCTCGGCAGTCCACCCGATCACAGACTTTCGCTTCATTCCCTTCGGTAAACGGCAATACGTCGGCTCACGGCGAAACGGGCGACGATGGTGATGGCGAGGCCGCTGAAGACTTACCTTGGGGCCCTGCGCATCCTTGTTTCCCTCATATGAACCCTCATGTGCCACTCCATTCTTGGGAATATCAGCATACGCGTGTGATTCGCATACGGCGTGACTGGATGATCAAGGGCGACATGGCACCGACATTCTCGAATCTGTACCCGGAGGTTCTCGATCCTCTTCTACCCGAGCCAGAGTTTCGAAAAATAATAGCAAAGATAAACGGGGAACTGACCGCTGTGTATAATCCCTACAGCCTTCAGAACTGGGTTGATGCCACAATAGGTTTTTTAACTGGGTGGATATGGGACGACATTGGAGCCAGCCGTATCAAATCACGGCTGAGAACCATTGAAACATGGATAGACCACTGGAACAGGGACGTGGGTGCTGCAGAAGGCGTGAAAATCTGGCCTCTTCGATCAACTGGGTACATGTCCCTTGATATACAAATCCCCGACCCTAAGGTTGGCATTGTTGAAAGCGAAGCCGCATCCATACGCAACCCAGTGCCGAATATACATGGTGCGAGGATAGAAGAACCGGGAATGGTAGAAACTACTGGACCGGAAGGCTGA
- the RIM1 gene encoding ssDNA-binding protein, mitochondrial (EggNog:ENOG410PP5Y~COG:L~BUSCO:15563at33183), with protein sequence MFGLSRFAPTLRTASLRRAFSASTSRSHATITIAGPLGAAPELKTSQNGRQYIRYIVGSKNSMTQEMTWFRVLSFTEAEKSQNYLLGLEKGTIMHVEGEPSITSLETPEGQKKYNFNIVQRRHTVLSRPRQRQSKDAEQDQSSEQGQSAEHDQPTEHDQSPKQEAH encoded by the exons ATGTTCGGTCTTAGCCGCTTCGCTCCTACTCTCCGCACCGCGTCCCTGCGCCGCGCTTTCAGCGCCTCTACTTCCCGAAGCCATGCGACCATAACTATTGCCGGACCTCTCGGCGCGGCTCCGGAGCTCAAAACTTCCCAGAATGGACGCCAATACATAAGATATATCGTTGGTTCCAAGAACTCAATGACCCAAGAAATGACATGGTTCCGGGTTCTAAGCTTTACGGAGGCTGAAAAGAGCCAGAACTATTTGCTCGGGCTGGAGAAGGG GACTATAATGCACGTTGAGGGAGAGCCGAGCATTACCAGCCTTGAGACCCCCGAGGGCCAGAAGAAGTATAACTTTAACATTGTGCAGC GGAGACACACGGTCCTTAGCCGTCCCAGACAGCGACAGTCCAAAGATGCCGAACAAGATCAGTCCAGTGAACAGGGCCAGTCCGCAGAGCATGACCAGCCCACCGAACATGACCAATCCCCGAAACAAGAGGCCCATTAG
- a CDS encoding uncharacterized protein (EggNog:ENOG410PMSK~COG:T~BUSCO:2718at33183), giving the protein MTSFVGDICSSVAQREKHVGTVYEWSEKEKIARAIDILAGNPLLIGRSPKLCQVVVNDPRVSKKHLRIYAIVFDQDNPDHIAPLVYAQDISLNGTLWNGRRISRRTGSVLLSDGDTFELCEHVIFTFTATKQGQDVLSTAQLKEAKVRYSMCQLIDVYADMSKEFRHEYSITDRMLGSGAYGQVCMAINQRDGTQLACKVVDLSAMKAQLRAPGNARAGNSPLPAANIDPYQQILEMKKCVARQQLTRKIESRLKVYDREVEILQKLRHPNIIGIERVFKTENTLYIFQDLIPAGDLFSFLEFKGWRLHDTEAAVIVRQIVIALDYLHNNNIVHRDLKPDNILMTSLRSDCRVVLTDFGCARYIPREASRMVSIMGTFEYTAPEIDRSKPCATKGYTKSVDLWSLGCVTVVLLTGGSPFQHPDTQLYSRKLAQECNLDSLERIEEWSHVGRRAKNFVKRLLILDENMRMTTKDALTHEWFTNPSHKQAFEEIYKKAVSDWKPRPNGEYPLHDFHHVDGQSQTERGPDKRLSPRNTLDPEIHLSLGQTGYAHPKADESESQKASKSLRGRCISITLSDPGYKSKHSLQHLGSASDDEGPDDGEEPKHRIVRQGRKASSDQKFNSDIHLSKDAVDISPAPRHDDTATYTPKQSVSFVRLPFSPAAWSKAADSSDLTQLRQTMALTNKIRAVKFGDCSAPRRSILKPVPPIKGLLRGSVGQPSVRSSTGKKKRHAHIFDLEDDEDINHPLSKKARRGRHSNS; this is encoded by the exons ATGACTTCATTTGTTGGAGACATCTGCTCTTCCGTTGCTCAAAGGGAAAAGCATGTCGGCACAGTCTATGAATGGAgcgagaaagaaaaaatcgCGAGGG CAATTGACATACTCGCGGGAAACCCATTGCTTATTGGTCGTAGCCCCAAGTTATG CCAGGTTGTGGTCAATGATCCACGGGTATCAAAGAAGCATCTTCGTATCTACGCTATCGTATTTGATCAGGACAACCCTGATCATATTGCACCGCTAGTCTACGCACAAGATATTTCATTGAATGGAACACTCTGGAATGGTCGCCGGATTAGTAGGAGAACTGGTAGCGTACTGCTAAGTGACGGTGATACCTTTGAGCTGTGCGAACACGTAATTTTTACCTTTACAGCAACTAAGCAGGGGCAGGATGTATTATCAACAGCACAATTAAAGGAAGCAAAGGTGAGGTATTCGATGTGTCAACTGATTGATGTTTATGCTGATATGTCAAAGGAGTTTCGGCATGAGTATTCGATCACAGACCGCATGCTTGGCTCCGGAGCGTATGGACAAGTCTGCATGGCGATCAACCAACGGGATGGAACTCAATTAGCTTGTAAGGTTGTTGACCTGAGCGCTATGAAGGCTCAGCTTCGGGCGCCGGGGAATGCAAGAGCCGGCAACTCTCCCCTCCCAGCCGCAAATATTGATCCATATCAGCAAATTCTTGAGATGAAGAAATGTGTAGCGCGACAGCAACTGACAAGAAAAATAGAGTCAAGGCTCAAAGTCTATGACAGGGAGGTAGAAATTTTGCAGAAACTTCGACAT CCCAACATTATTGGCATTGAGCGAGTCTTCAAGACTGAAAATACACT ATATATATTCCAAGACCTAATTCCCGCTGGGGACCTATTTTCGTTTCTTGAGTTTAAAGGATGGAGGCTCCATGACACTGAAGCAGCAGTGATAGTGCGACAAATTGTGATCGCACTTGACTACCTGCACAACAATAACATTGTGCACCGGGACTTGAAACCTGACAATATTCTCATGACATCACTGAGAAGTGATTGTCGTGTAGTGCTCACGGATTTCGGTTGCGCTCGGTACATTCCTCGAGAAGCCAGTCGGATGGTCTCAATAATGGGGACGTTTGAATACACAGCTCC CGAAATCGACCGGTCAAAGCCATGTGCAACAAAGGGCTATACAAAGTCTGTTGACCTGTGGTCCCTTGGATGCGTTACAGTTGTACTACTTACCGGAGGATCGCCATTCCAGCATCCCGATACCCAGCTGTACTCACGAAAATTGGCCCAAGAATGTAATCTTGATAGCCTAGAGAGAATTGAAGAATGGTCTCACGTCGGACGACGAGCAAAGAATTTTGTAAAGCGACTTCTTATCCTTGACGAAAACATGAGGATGACGACTAAGGATGCACTAACACATGAATGGTTCACAAATCCGTCGCACAAGCAAGCTTTCGAGGAAATTTATAAGAAAGCTGTTTCTGATTGGAAGCCACGGCCAAATGGCGAGTACCCACTTCATGATTTCCATCATGTTGATGGCCAGTCCCAAACGGAACGGGGCCCAGATAAACGACTTAGCCCACGCAATACTCTTGACCCTGAGATACACCTGTCATTAGGACAAACGGGCTATGCCCACCCCAAGGCCGATGAATCCGAATCCCAGAAAGCCTCCAAAAGCCTCCGCGGACGGTGTATTTCTATCACACTTTCTGACCCCGGGTACAAGAGCAAACATTCACTTCAACACCTCGGGTCCGCATCCGACGATGAAGGTCCGGATGATGGAGAGGAACCAAAGCATCGTATAGTGCGGCAGGGCAGGAAAGCAAGTTCCGATCAAAAGTTCAATAGCGATATCCATCTCTCCAAGGATGCTGTTGATATATCTCCAGCCCCGCGTCACGATGACACAGCGACGTACACTCCAAAGCAGTCTGTTTCTTTCGTACGACTTCCTTTCAGTCCAGCGGCGTGGAGCAAAGCCGCTGATAGCTCCGATTTAACTCAGCTGCGACAAACAATGGCGCTGACAAACAAGATCCGCGCTGTCAAGTTCGGCGACTGTAGCGCGCCCCGGCGATCGATATTGAAGCCGGTTCCCCCAATCAAGGGGCTTCTGAGAGGAAGTGTGGGCCAGCCAAGCGTAAGAAGTTCAACCGGTAAAAAGAAACGCCACGCCCACATTTTTGATTTGGAAGACGATGAAGACATTAACCATCCACTCTCCAAAAAGGCGAGGCGAGGGCGACATAGCAATTCTTAG
- a CDS encoding uncharacterized protein (EggNog:ENOG410PNDI~COG:S~BUSCO:15457at33183), protein MGSRSWLKNLLQQAGPCRFPGSGFMVASFLRPPHRKSHPAHSGLPARRPSQTHNTRLLPVSHPCRTHSHPPRASSSGVPDMLLPSALSCESRQPPARSRFPSTRLFPATPPPCDDGFIAGNGLLGTCRSLQSLLNVSPASSPRRSKPDRLQSPLQIRANTMTRVAKPIAKPPRGVNKRRRDVYEDDSDDYGDGDDDDQVSGGRITSGDRFSTPKRRRRAPPEIPLGLDSSDFKALDSLSDSSATLSLSPRQLKDRLGGESRHFDSDPATPSSRDDASKLPVDSSSDWTSEDDGRLVELVLEKLKLSKRDWTDCARRMGKDNDSVGRRWKALVGEGNVGLRRGKRMCQFG, encoded by the exons ATGGGAAGCCGAAGCTGGCTGAAGAATCTCTTGCAGCAGGCGGGCCCCTGCAGATTCCCCGGCAGTGGTTTCATGGTTGCTTCCTTCCTGCGGCCCCC TCATCGGAAATCGCATCCGGCGCATTCTGGCCTTCCCGCTCGTCGGCCGTCGCAAACCCACAACACGCGCCTCCTCCCCGTGTCACACCCTTGCCGGACGCATTCCCACCCACCGCGCGCATCGTCCTCTGGCGTGCCGGACATGCTCCTCCCGTCTGCATTGTCGTGTGAGTCACGGCAGCCGCCTGCTCGCTCCAGATTCCCCTCGACCCGCCTGTTCCCCGCAACTCCTCCCCCTTGCGATGACGGATTCATCGCCGGCAACGGCCTTCTGGGGACGTGTCGCTCCCTACAGTCCCTCCTCAATGTCTCCCCCGCTTCATCTCCTCGTCGATCCAAACCAGACCGGCTCCAGAGCCCGCTGCAGATCCGCGCAAACACCATGACCCGCGTCGCAAAGCCCATCGCCAAACCACCGCGTGGAgtaaataaaagaagaagagatgtATATGAGGATGACAGCGATGATtatggtgatggtgatgacgATGATCAAGTGAGCGGCGGAAGAATAACGTCTGGTGACCGATTCTCAACGCCAAAGAGACGGCGTCGCGCACCTCCAGAGATACCCCTGGGCTTGGACTCGTCGGATTTCAAGGCACTGGACTCGCTGAGTGATTCCAGTGCCACGCTAAGCTTATCGCCTCGGCAGCTGAAAGATCGCCTTGGGGGTGAATCGCGACACTTCGACTCCGATCCAGCGACACCCAGTTCGAGAGACGATGCCAGCAAACTCCCTGTCGACTCGAGTTCAGATTGGACAAGTGAAGATGATGGTCGCCTGGTGGAGCTGGTGCTCGAGAAGTTAAAGCTTTCGAAACGGGACTGGACCGATTGCGCGCGAAGAATGGGCAAGGATAACGATAGTGTTGGCAGACGCTGGAAAGCGCTCGTTGGCGAAGGCAACGTTGGTTTACGTCGCGGCAAGCGCATG TGTCAATTTGGTTGA